GACCTCGGTGCTGCGGATACTATTCGCGCTTTAGGTTTTGAAAAGAATATCGTCGGAATGCCTACAAAAACTGTTCCGACCTACCTAAAAGATCTTGCAGGAAATGTCAACAATATGGGTTCCATGGTTGAGCCAGACCTAGAAGCCATTGCTGCTCTTGAGCCGGATTTGATTATCGCTTCTCCACGTACCCAAAAATTCGTAGACAAATTCAAAGAAATCGCTCCAACCGTACTCTTCCAAGCGAGCAAGGACGACTACTGGACTTCTACCAAGTCTAATATCGAATCTCTAGCAAGCGCCTTTGGTGAAACTGGTACACAGAAAGCCAAAGAAGAATTGGCAAACCTGGATAAGAGTATCCAAGAAGTCGCTACTAAAAACGAAAGTTCTGACAAAAAAGCCCTTGCTATCCTCCTCAATGAAGGAAAAATGGCTGCCTTTGGTGCCCAATCTCGTTTCTCTTTCTTGTACCAAACTTTGAAATTCAAGCCAACTGACACCAAATTTGAAGACTCTCGCCATGGCCAGGAAGTCAGCTTTGAAAGTGTCAAAGAAATCAATCCTGACATCCTCTTTGTCATCAACCGCACCCTTGCCATTGGTGGGGACAACTCTAGCAACGATGGCGTCCTAGAAAATGCCCTCATCGCTGAAACTCCTGCCGCTAAAAATGGTAAAATTATCCAACTAACACCAGACCTCTGGTATCTAAGTGGCGGCGGTCTTGAATCAACTAAACTCATGATTGAAGACG
The sequence above is a segment of the Streptococcus oralis ATCC 35037 genome. Coding sequences within it:
- a CDS encoding siderophore ABC transporter substrate-binding protein; this translates as MKTSLKLYLTALAASFLLLLGACSTNTNSSTSQTETSSSAPTEITIKSSLDEVKLSKVPEKIVTFDLGAADTIRALGFEKNIVGMPTKTVPTYLKDLAGNVNNMGSMVEPDLEAIAALEPDLIIASPRTQKFVDKFKEIAPTVLFQASKDDYWTSTKSNIESLASAFGETGTQKAKEELANLDKSIQEVATKNESSDKKALAILLNEGKMAAFGAQSRFSFLYQTLKFKPTDTKFEDSRHGQEVSFESVKEINPDILFVINRTLAIGGDNSSNDGVLENALIAETPAAKNGKIIQLTPDLWYLSGGGLESTKLMIEDAQKALK